AATAGGAAGAGTATTGAGAAGGGTGTGAGTGTAGGATATGGTCTTATAGTTCGAGGCAGTGGTGATAAATAAGGTAAAGAAGGTTGGCAATAATATTTTTAATTGTATGAAAATAAATGTACATATATCATAATTTAAATGATATATGTACATATTTTATATGAGGTTTACTATATGGTTAGACTAAAGGCTTTGAATATTTGCAAAAAGTTTCCTGGTGTAATAGCACTTAATAATGCATCATTAGAAGTCGAAGGTGGAGAGGTGTTAGCACTTTTAGGTGAAAACGGGGCTGGAAAATCAACAATATCTAAAATAGTATCAGGTGTTTATACTGCTGATAGCGGAGAAATATTTATAGATGGAAAAGAAGTTAGCATATCTTCTGTTTTAGATGCTGAGAAAAATGGTGTAAGTATAATACACCAAGAAATAATGCTAATTCCAGAAATGAAAATATTTGAAAATATTTTTTTAGGAAGAGAGATTAGAAAAAAAAATGGATTGGCAGATGATAAAAAAATGATAGAAGAGACTAACAAGTTTCTTGAGAAATTTAATTTTGATATTTCAG
This region of Brachyspira sp. SAP_772 genomic DNA includes:
- a CDS encoding ATP-binding cassette domain-containing protein, which gives rise to MVRLKALNICKKFPGVIALNNASLEVEGGEVLALLGENGAGKSTISKIVSGVYTADSGEIFIDGKEVSISSVLDAEKNGVSIIHQEIMLIPEMKIFENIFLGREIRKKNGLADDKKMIEETNKFLEKFNFDISANTKVGKLSIAQQQMIEIIKAVSFNSNIIFMDEPTSSLTDKEVEY